The Megalops cyprinoides isolate fMegCyp1 chromosome 9, fMegCyp1.pri, whole genome shotgun sequence genome has a window encoding:
- the gemin4 gene encoding gem-associated protein 4 translates to MGSESWLCCEKTAVLQGGLLLAEQLCHSKQLRSLRKQEWGAVGRPVLQAVLEICGEGHGGNQQQVDWRKKVICILWSKLLEMEKGNDVDAAWRENPFFSVQNSLPKINRALLFELVKSMGFSRIYVELLLCFPPSALCLELAKLVEHSTTDSTKEDAQFLLEVWWELWKGKGRQEQALDQAFAAQCFRYTNPSAELSPQAHKKFKPDPDRALAPTCVPSMLLLAFKEMKDHISSPGMCCFALSNCLDTFYTSFLLDHTVDTSAELHLQNLSKAVCIRKRQISAEEYELAEAIQEAQRDLAATCSPSRFKPRGMTLMQAVQTMRTLTKAWGKRELLTVPETDVPTNAFRLKQSLGRVIGALEELQASEILVEGERQDVNELKLALKNMLDVLFLPDLECNSTEMARVTIAIIDRRLEKYQEITHLFASEINWASLGSEWISCLERNRDAFQHKELVLKLVSVLVAKCQSDTNIVQCKKLREIILDIFTGLPLPDKNDTLAGMLASWGKRGLNSCLPHAVSEGFSEELNLSFNSIIQTQAKGSLGAAVSAVSRVAFQDPEATLRRCCHMAVASLGAHALLARILRQLPGLVRHQPCGPEGRGAAGGGLLCSCLQEAIWGKLSSPQEEKQFLSFLEALMCSSTVAGESAEGGLCLLPPEKVVQTFVLPNLSPSLPHGCSLELCLQVLMATLKQTPHTDSPHWVMSCSPFPLLFSLCQLLSDSCRCWEEPAEGALHVSMESKELLTSALTVLGEIVGREVAAAPSSWSRALFWLRSKIEALDWTVPFHLKPIWGEHFKNEVPCSLLAVCDLPEEEWSGLKLLQYGQGTGLLAWAECCCISEEVRDTMLSRLALDQRRPEDVNMFSKGLLVALVQTLPWCTAEGWSRLLGALRELLGSGRLHVPYSLEYVDFLPLLDLRAFAGALRLSVLLLRVFQLLCGSSCADWLPAGGWAHAARLYAGTVRETLALLKAQLPAPAPAPTTSPKNPTLSGASGGGQEVLFVLTQLFCHVLHVLVMLPGRAEPLFLCALEILTQCEALLAGHPGSSSTLERENTKHFLTSIADNLDCAEMKAALHQKIAQL, encoded by the coding sequence AGTCCTGGCTTTGCTGTGAGAAGACCGCTGTGCTTCAGGGAGGGCTTCTTCTGGCAGAGCAGCTGTGCCATTCAAAGCAGCTGCGCTCCCTGAGGAAGCAGGAGTGGGGCGCGGTGGGTCGCCCTGTGCTTCAGGCTGTCCTTGAGATCTGTGGGGAGGGTCATGGGGGAAACCAGCAGCAGGTCGACTGGAGGAAGAAGGTTATCTGCATCCTGTGGAGCAAGCTGTTGGAAATGGAGAAAGGGAATGACGTTGACGCCGCATGGAGGGAGAATCCTTTTTTCTCAGTGCAGAACAGCCTGCCCAAAATCAACCGTGCGCTGCTGTTCGAGCTGGTCAAGTCGATGGGCTTCTCCAGAATATACGTGGAGTTGCTGCTGTGCTTCCCACCGTCGGCCCTGTGCTTGGAGCTAGCCAAGCTGGTTGAGCACAGCACTACAGACAGCACCAAGGAAGACGCCCAGTTCCTGCTGGAAGTGTGGTGGGAACTGTGGAAGGGGAAGGGCAGACAAGAGCAGGCCCTGGATCAAGCCTTTGCGGCCCAGTGCTTCCGCTACACTAACCCCTCCGCTGAGCTCTCACCCCAGGCCCACAAGAAATTCAAGCCAGACCCTGACAGAGCCCTGGCCCCCACCTGTGTCCCATCCATGCTCCTCCTTGCGTTTAAGGAAATGAAAGACCACATAAGTTCACCTGGCATGTGCTGCTTCGCCCTCTCCAACTGCCTGGATACTTTTTATACCTCATTCTTGCTGGACCATACAGTAGACACCAGTGCAGAGCTTCATCTTCAGAATCTTTCAAAGGCAGTGTGCATTAGAAAGAGGCAGATCAGCGCAGAGGAGTATGAACTAGCTGAAGCCATCCAAGAAGCCCAGAGAGACCTGGCTGCCACATGCAGTCCCTCACGATTCAAGCCACGTGGAATGACGCTGATGCAAGCTGTGCAGACTATGCGGACTCTGACTAAAGCCTGGGGGAAGAGGGAGCTTCTGACTGTCCCAGAAACCGATGTCCCCACTAACGCTTTCCGTCTAAAACAGAGCTTAGGCAGAGTGATCGGGGCCTTGGAGGAACTGCAAGCGTCTGAGATTCTggtggaaggagagaggcaggatgTGAATGAGCTGAAGCTGGCTTTGAAGAACATGCTGGATGTTCTTTTCCTCCCTGATTTGGAATGCAACTCCACGGAAATGGCTCGTGTCACCATAGCTATAATTGACCGCCGTCTAGAAAAATACCAGGAAATTACTCACTTGTTTGCCTCCGAAATCAACTGGGCTTCACTTGGGAGTGAGTGGATTAGCTGCCTGGAGAGGAACAGGGATGCCTTTCAGCACAAAGAGCTGGTTCTGAAATTAGTATCAGTCCTTGTTGCAAAATGCCAGTCCGACACCAATATTGTGCAGTGTAAAAAGCTAAGGGAGATCATTCTGGACATTTTCACCGGGCTTCCACTGCCTGACAAGAACGACACGCTGGCAGGAATGCTGGCCTCCTGGGGTAAGAGGGGGCTGAACAGCTGCCTGCCCCACGCCGTGTCGGAGGGCTTCAGCGAGGAGCTCAACCTGTCCTTCAACAGCATCATCCAGACCCAGGCGAAGGGCAGCCTCGGTGCCGCCGTGTCCGCGGTGTCCCGCGTCGCCTTCCAGGATCCCGAGGCCACCCTGCGCCGCTGCTGCCACATGGCTGTGGCCAGTCTGGGGGCCCACGCTCTCCTGGCCCGCATCCTCCGGCAGCTTCCGGGGCTGGTGCGTCACCAACCCTGCGGTCCCGAGGGGAGGGGCGCGGCCGGGGGCGGCTTGCTGTGCAGCTGTCTGCAGGAGGCCATCTGGGGTAAGCTGTCCTCGCCTCAGGAGGAGAAGCAGTTCCTGAGTTTTCTCGAGGCTTTGATGTGTTCGAGTACGGTGGCAGGTGAGTCTGCAGAGGGAGGGCTGTGTTTGCTCCCCCCAGAAAAGGTCGTGCAGACCTTTGTCCTGCCTAATCTCTCCCCCTCGCTCCCTCATGGCTGTAGCCTGGAACTGTGTCTGCAGGTGCTTATGGCCACTCTAAAGCAGACCCCTCACACTGACTCTCCGCACTGGGTGATGAGCTGCTCTCCGTTCCCTCTGctcttttccctctgtcagCTGCTGAGTGACAGCTGCAGGTGCTGGGAGGAGCCTGCAGAGGGCGCCCTCCACGTATCCATGGAGTCGAAGGAGCTTCTGACGTCAGCGCTGACAGTCCTGGGGGAGATAGTAGGCAGAGAAGTGGCCGCAGCCCCCAGTTCCTGGTCTAGGGCCCTCTTTTGGCTCCGAAGTAAGATAGAAGCGCTGGATTGGACTGTGCCCTTTCACCTGAAACCGATCTGGGGAGAACACTTCAAAAACGAGGTGCCGTGCTCCTTGCTGGCTGTGTGCGACCTGCCGGAGGAAGAGTGGTCAGGGCTGAAGCTGCTGCAGTACGGGCAGGGCACGGGGCTGCTGGCCTGGGCCGAGTGCTGCTGCATCTCTGAGGAGGTGCGGGACACCATGCTGAGCCGCCTGGCTCTGGACCAGCGCCGGCCAGAGGACGTCAACATGTTCAGCAAGGGCCTGCTGGTGGCGCTGGTGCAGACGCTGCCGTGGTGCACGGCGGAGGGGTGGAGCAGGCTGCTGGGGGCTCTGCGGGAGCTGCTGGGCTCGGGCCGGCTCCACGTGCCGTACTCGCTGGAGTACGTGGACTTCCTGCCCTTGCTGGACCTGAGGGCCTTCGCCGGCGCCCTGCGGCTGTCCGTGCTGCTGCTGCGCGTCTTTCAGCTGCTGTGCGGCTCCAGCTGCGCAGACTGGCTGCCCGCCGGCGGCTGGGCGCACGCAGCGCGGCTCTACGCCGGCACCGTCAGGGAGACGCTCGCCCTGCTGAAGGCCCAGCTGcccgcccctgcccctgcccccacgACCTCTCCCAAAAACCCGACGCTCTCGGGCGCCTCGGGTGGCGGGCAGGAGGTGCTGTTCGTTCTGACCCAGCTGTTCTGCCACGTCCTCCACGTGCTGGTGATGCTGCCCGGGCGGGCCGAGCCCCTCTTCCTGTGCGCGCTGGAGATCCTGACGCAGTGCGAGGCGCTGCTGGCGGGACACCCCGGCAGCAGCTCCACCCTGGAGAGGGAGAACACCAAGCACTTCCTCACCTCCATCGCCGACAACCTGGACTGTGCCGAGATGAAGGCCGCGCTGCACCAGAAGATCGCTCAGCTGTGA